One segment of Halomonas sp. TD01 DNA contains the following:
- a CDS encoding DUF6586 family protein, translated as MSPRSRTNQLLYQAELLVGLPTGNDEHTQARQMAIEESALALFELALNSLLKEVTEHARLNEHGWQALLNEKGPTVAELQRLRDMMHQPDSWLHWLIGQVEKLHSDEGASKRVVQNPSMIAVGSQLSVADQLLANLHAAKRDIAALRETSQEW; from the coding sequence GTGAGCCCACGTTCGCGCACCAACCAATTGCTTTATCAAGCTGAGCTTTTGGTTGGTCTTCCAACAGGTAACGACGAGCATACTCAGGCTCGCCAAATGGCGATTGAAGAGAGCGCCTTGGCGCTCTTTGAGCTGGCATTAAATTCGCTGCTCAAAGAGGTGACCGAGCATGCGCGCCTTAATGAACATGGCTGGCAAGCGCTCCTCAATGAGAAAGGCCCCACCGTTGCTGAGCTGCAGCGCCTAAGAGATATGATGCACCAGCCAGATAGTTGGTTGCATTGGTTGATTGGGCAAGTTGAGAAGCTGCATAGTGATGAAGGGGCGAGTAAGCGCGTTGTGCAGAACCCCTCAATGATTGCTGTCGGCAGTCAGCTGAGCGTTGCCGACCAGTTGCTAGCTAATCTTCATGCTGCAAAGCGCGACATTGCAGCGTTACGTGAAACTAGCCAAGAGTGGTAA
- a CDS encoding glyceraldehyde-3-phosphate dehydrogenase, with product MSQQALENVFQEWQSNEALAEQMIPLVGQLYRQNNVVATMFGRSLIKRSVIRILKDHRFVRKIEGTELSVEDTFPIVKAMSEMNLGPAHVDVGKLAVNFKRQNGGDLDTFLRKELADIIDGFQPNGSKGEPQDVVLYGFGRIGRLLARVMVEKAGGGNLLRLRAIVVRGRGDVAKDLEKRASLLRRDSVHGPFDGTITVDVEARTLIVNGNVVQVIYADSPSEIDYTAYGINNAVIVDNTGIWRDEAGLGQHLECKGAKKALLTAPGKGDIKNIVFGINHATIGDNDRIVSAASCTTNAIVPVLKALNDEYGVVTGHVETVHAYTNDQNLIDNYHKGDRRGRSAALNMVLTETGAAKAVAKALPELEGKLTGNAIRVPTPNVSMAILNLTLEKGTDAEALNDYLRRMSIDSAYQKQIDFVDSAEVVSSDFVGNRHAGIVDAKATIANGNHAVVYVWYDNEFGYSCQVIRILQHMSNVKFLKLPHQAV from the coding sequence GTGAGTCAGCAAGCTCTCGAAAACGTTTTTCAGGAATGGCAAAGCAACGAAGCTCTGGCTGAGCAAATGATCCCGTTGGTAGGTCAGCTGTATCGTCAGAACAATGTTGTTGCCACTATGTTCGGTCGTTCCCTGATCAAGCGGTCAGTTATTCGCATCCTTAAAGATCACCGTTTTGTACGCAAAATTGAAGGTACCGAGCTGTCAGTTGAAGATACGTTCCCCATCGTGAAAGCGATGAGTGAGATGAATCTCGGCCCTGCGCATGTTGATGTTGGCAAGCTGGCGGTTAATTTTAAACGCCAGAACGGTGGAGACCTTGACACCTTCTTGCGTAAAGAGCTTGCTGACATTATTGATGGCTTCCAGCCAAATGGCAGTAAAGGCGAGCCTCAAGACGTAGTACTTTACGGTTTCGGTCGTATTGGTCGTTTGCTTGCTCGAGTCATGGTGGAGAAAGCAGGCGGTGGCAACCTGCTGCGTTTGCGAGCAATCGTTGTGCGTGGACGTGGCGATGTCGCAAAAGACCTTGAAAAGCGTGCTAGCCTGCTGCGTCGGGACTCGGTACATGGGCCTTTCGACGGTACAATTACTGTGGACGTTGAAGCACGCACACTTATCGTTAACGGTAATGTGGTTCAGGTTATTTACGCCGACTCTCCCAGTGAAATTGATTACACCGCTTACGGTATCAACAATGCAGTGATTGTTGATAATACGGGTATCTGGCGTGATGAAGCTGGCTTAGGGCAGCACCTTGAGTGCAAGGGTGCTAAAAAAGCACTGTTAACGGCCCCTGGCAAAGGCGACATCAAAAACATCGTATTCGGCATTAATCACGCAACCATTGGCGACAATGACCGTATTGTGTCGGCAGCTTCCTGTACCACCAATGCCATTGTTCCAGTGCTGAAAGCGCTAAACGATGAGTATGGTGTCGTGACGGGGCACGTAGAAACCGTACACGCTTATACCAACGACCAAAACCTCATCGACAATTACCATAAAGGCGATCGTCGTGGCCGTAGTGCGGCGCTTAATATGGTATTGACCGAAACAGGTGCAGCAAAAGCTGTCGCAAAAGCGCTACCTGAGCTTGAGGGTAAGCTGACGGGTAACGCCATTCGTGTGCCCACACCCAATGTTTCTATGGCCATTTTGAATTTGACCTTGGAGAAGGGTACTGATGCTGAGGCGCTGAACGATTACCTGCGTCGTATGTCGATTGATTCTGCTTATCAGAAGCAAATCGACTTTGTTGATTCTGCCGAAGTTGTGTCGTCTGATTTTGTTGGCAATCGCCATGCGGGCATTGTCGATGCTAAAGCCACTATCGCAAACGGTAATCACGCCGTTGTATATGTGTGGTACGACAACGAATTTGGCTATAGCTGCCAAGTTATTCGTATTCTTCAGCATATGTCCAATGTGAAGTTTTTGAAGCTACCGCATCAGGCAGTTTGA
- a CDS encoding Lpp/OprI family alanine-zipper lipoprotein — protein MTLKTALKMTAAAASLAILAGCASTSALEEVRMTAESAQADAAEARSMASQAMNTANQAQRDAQAALQMSQQNREEMNRMFQRSMQK, from the coding sequence ATGACTCTGAAGACTGCTCTGAAGATGACTGCCGCTGCCGCTTCACTGGCAATCCTGGCTGGCTGTGCTTCTACCAGCGCTCTGGAAGAAGTTCGCATGACTGCTGAATCTGCACAGGCTGATGCCGCAGAAGCACGCAGCATGGCTTCACAAGCAATGAACACTGCTAACCAAGCTCAGCGCGACGCGCAAGCTGCCCTGCAGATGTCTCAGCAAAACCGTGAAGAAATGAACCGCATGTTCCAGCGTTCCATGCAGAAGTAA
- the mfd gene encoding transcription-repair coupling factor: MPSFSLLEPPQPKGIRDTLYLTAPPGSATALALAQIASSAPLLVITPNTASAQRLEQDLAFYSNVPVLPFPDWETLPYDSFSPHQDIISSRLRTLRLLQDGVRGIVLVPINTLMQRLPPVSYIAGRVMTLKAGAKLNREAFRESLSRAGYRAVETVYEPGEYAMRGAIIDLFAMGMDEPIRIDLFDDEIDTLRHFDPGNQRSTNKVDVIELLPAHEYSLSRSAIACFREQFETLFDVDPRQCPLYNDALKAIPSPGLEQYLPLFFDETASLFEHVTDDTRVALLPDVFEAAEQHWQSIESRYENLGVDPTRPLLPPRRAFIPVNDVFSAIKARPRIELTEDDTQRHALSPQAQALPSLAINARAKQPLNELATFLDAQQATRVLFVAESRGRREALEEVLAPLKLKLPHIDSFQAFLTSSDRIAITESLVGSGLWLTEPDIAVISETELFGDVVRQSRRREKATDDNELAVRHLSELREGAPVVHQAHGVGRYLGLETLEAGGQANEFLALSYADGAKLYVPVDSLHLISRYSGADDELAPLHKLGSEQWEKARRKAAEKIRDTAAELLDIYARREAQEGFIYDTPGDEYVRFTASFPFEETPDQQAAIEAVISDMISPQPMDRVVCGDVGFGKTEVAMRAAFLAVQTGRQVVVLVPTTLLARQHFENFRDRFADTAVNISLISRFTSGKEMTQTLESIKNGQTDIVIGTHKLLSKSVELPKMGLLIIDEEHRFGVAQKEKLKTLRAEIDILTLTATPIPRTLNMAMSGIRDLSIIATPPARRLSVKTFVQQRDSSVIKEALLREILRGGQVYFLHNEVKTIENAAEQIRELVPEARVAVAHGQLPERSLERVMSDFYHRRFNVLVCSTIIETGIDVPSANTILIERADKFGLAQLHQLRGRVGRSHHQAYAYLLTPPPKAMTRDAIKRLEAISASDDLGAGFTLASHDMEIRGAGELLGDEQSGQMETIGYTLYMEMLDRAVKAIRAGKTPNIDAPFNIGVEISLNLPALIPNDYIHDVQQRLVMYKRIANTQSDAELTELQVELIDRFGLLPQPLKNLIRQTKLRHRAEQLGVARIEAGENRGRLLFNSATQVDPLTLVTLIQKSPQHYRLDGSDTLRFEFPMKTTEQRFDKVEALLTTLNQKVAAA; encoded by the coding sequence ATGCCTTCTTTTTCTCTGCTCGAACCACCCCAGCCAAAAGGGATTCGCGACACGCTTTACCTGACAGCGCCGCCGGGCAGTGCGACTGCCCTGGCACTGGCTCAGATCGCGTCAAGCGCACCATTATTGGTAATTACGCCGAATACTGCCAGCGCACAGCGTCTGGAACAGGATCTGGCGTTCTACAGTAATGTGCCCGTACTGCCCTTCCCAGACTGGGAAACGCTGCCTTATGACAGTTTCTCTCCTCACCAGGATATAATTTCGTCACGCCTACGCACGCTGCGTCTGTTACAGGATGGCGTGCGCGGCATTGTGCTGGTGCCAATCAATACGCTGATGCAGCGGCTGCCTCCAGTGTCATACATTGCCGGGCGCGTTATGACGCTAAAAGCGGGCGCTAAACTAAATCGGGAAGCGTTTCGCGAGTCACTGTCACGTGCTGGCTATCGCGCCGTCGAGACGGTTTACGAGCCGGGCGAATACGCCATGCGCGGCGCAATCATTGACCTTTTTGCGATGGGCATGGATGAGCCAATTCGTATTGATTTGTTTGATGACGAAATTGATACGCTGCGCCATTTCGACCCAGGCAATCAGCGCTCTACCAACAAAGTCGATGTGATTGAGCTACTACCCGCCCATGAGTACTCGCTAAGCCGCAGCGCCATTGCTTGTTTCCGAGAGCAGTTTGAAACACTATTTGATGTCGACCCGCGTCAGTGCCCTCTCTATAACGATGCACTGAAGGCGATCCCCTCCCCGGGCCTGGAACAATATTTACCGCTGTTCTTTGACGAAACCGCCTCTTTATTTGAACACGTCACCGACGACACTCGCGTGGCACTGCTGCCTGACGTATTCGAAGCGGCTGAACAACACTGGCAGTCTATTGAATCACGCTACGAAAATTTAGGTGTTGATCCGACACGACCTTTATTGCCACCTCGCCGGGCGTTCATTCCCGTCAATGACGTTTTTTCGGCGATTAAAGCTCGCCCACGAATCGAGCTAACCGAAGATGACACGCAACGCCATGCCCTGTCGCCGCAAGCCCAGGCACTCCCCTCGCTTGCGATTAACGCTCGCGCCAAGCAACCCCTTAACGAACTGGCGACCTTTTTGGATGCGCAGCAAGCTACGCGAGTGCTGTTTGTTGCAGAGTCACGAGGACGCAGAGAAGCGTTAGAAGAGGTACTGGCACCGCTTAAATTAAAATTACCTCATATTGACAGTTTCCAAGCCTTTTTAACTAGCTCTGATCGCATTGCCATTACTGAGAGCTTGGTGGGAAGCGGCTTATGGCTCACCGAGCCTGATATCGCAGTCATTAGCGAGACGGAGCTATTTGGCGATGTAGTGCGCCAGAGCCGTCGGCGGGAAAAAGCCACCGACGACAATGAATTGGCCGTGCGTCATCTATCCGAGCTACGTGAAGGCGCACCGGTTGTTCACCAGGCGCATGGCGTAGGCCGCTACCTGGGGCTGGAAACCCTTGAAGCAGGTGGACAGGCTAACGAATTCTTGGCTCTCTCATATGCCGACGGCGCTAAGCTATATGTCCCTGTCGATAGCTTGCATCTTATTTCGCGCTATAGCGGCGCTGATGACGAACTGGCCCCACTGCACAAGTTAGGCTCAGAGCAGTGGGAAAAAGCGCGCCGTAAAGCGGCTGAAAAAATCCGCGACACCGCTGCTGAGCTACTCGACATCTACGCTCGAAGAGAGGCTCAGGAAGGGTTTATTTATGACACGCCAGGAGATGAGTACGTTCGCTTCACTGCCAGCTTCCCGTTTGAAGAAACCCCCGACCAGCAGGCAGCCATCGAAGCGGTTATAAGCGACATGATCTCCCCCCAACCAATGGATCGCGTCGTCTGCGGTGACGTAGGTTTTGGTAAGACCGAAGTCGCCATGCGCGCTGCGTTCCTGGCCGTTCAGACAGGTCGCCAAGTTGTGGTGCTCGTGCCCACTACGCTGCTAGCTCGCCAGCATTTTGAAAACTTCCGCGACCGCTTTGCCGACACCGCGGTGAACATTAGTCTTATCTCACGCTTCACCAGCGGCAAGGAGATGACGCAAACCTTAGAAAGCATCAAGAATGGCCAAACTGACATCGTCATCGGCACCCATAAACTGCTTTCTAAAAGCGTTGAGCTACCCAAAATGGGGCTTTTAATCATCGATGAAGAGCACCGTTTTGGGGTCGCGCAAAAAGAGAAGCTCAAAACGTTGCGCGCCGAAATCGATATTCTGACGCTAACGGCAACACCGATTCCCCGCACCCTGAATATGGCCATGAGCGGCATCCGAGACCTTTCGATTATCGCCACCCCGCCAGCGCGACGCTTATCGGTCAAAACGTTTGTGCAACAACGAGATAGCAGCGTCATTAAAGAGGCCCTGCTGCGTGAAATTCTACGCGGCGGACAGGTCTATTTTTTGCACAATGAAGTCAAAACGATTGAAAACGCTGCCGAACAAATTCGCGAACTGGTACCAGAAGCACGGGTTGCTGTTGCTCACGGCCAGTTACCTGAGCGCAGTCTTGAGCGAGTAATGTCAGACTTCTATCATCGGCGCTTCAATGTACTTGTGTGCTCAACCATTATAGAAACAGGCATTGACGTACCCAGCGCTAACACCATTTTGATTGAGCGCGCAGACAAGTTCGGCTTGGCCCAACTTCACCAACTGCGGGGCCGCGTTGGACGCAGCCACCACCAAGCATACGCTTACCTGCTAACACCGCCCCCAAAGGCAATGACACGAGATGCAATCAAGCGCCTGGAAGCGATTAGCGCATCCGATGATCTCGGTGCTGGTTTTACCCTGGCAAGCCACGACATGGAAATTCGCGGCGCAGGCGAACTGTTAGGCGACGAGCAGAGTGGCCAAATGGAAACTATCGGCTACACGCTTTACATGGAAATGCTGGATCGTGCAGTGAAAGCTATCCGTGCGGGCAAAACGCCTAACATTGACGCCCCCTTCAATATAGGTGTCGAGATTAGCCTTAACCTGCCTGCATTGATTCCCAACGACTATATTCACGATGTGCAGCAGCGCCTAGTGATGTATAAGCGCATTGCCAACACCCAAAGCGACGCCGAGCTTACAGAGTTACAAGTCGAGCTTATCGATCGTTTTGGACTGCTGCCTCAGCCCTTGAAGAACCTGATACGTCAAACCAAGCTGCGCCACCGCGCCGAACAACTGGGTGTAGCGCGCATTGAAGCCGGAGAAAACCGCGGAAGATTGCTTTTCAACAGCGCCACTCAGGTCGATCCGTTAACACTCGTGACACTCATTCAAAAATCGCCACAGCACTATCGTTTAGATGGCTCAGACACCTTACGATTTGAATTTCCAATGAAAACTACCGAACAGCGGTTTGATAAGGTCGAAGCTCTGCTTACAACACTCAATCAAAAAGTAGCGGCGGCGTGA
- a CDS encoding L,D-transpeptidase family protein, with protein sequence MPVNRRRFLALALGWPAVASAATSSTLNNYEPTDLVETLLSRASLPRHSDELWVLIDDKDATLSVYRGNALVEHYAPISLGRGGAKTQRIRGDNVTPLGEFRINRFNYESQWHIFIGIDYPTPPHARMALEKGIYSQADYDAYFDHYRRHGSPPQNTALGGAIGIHGIGGGDPDIHGQYHWTQGCVAVTNEQIERVASLVGVGTRVVIR encoded by the coding sequence ATGCCTGTAAACCGTCGCCGTTTTTTAGCGTTGGCGCTGGGCTGGCCTGCTGTGGCCAGTGCAGCGACTTCCAGTACCTTAAATAATTACGAACCTACAGATCTTGTTGAGACGCTGCTTTCTCGTGCGAGTCTCCCGCGTCACAGCGATGAGCTGTGGGTGTTAATTGATGATAAAGATGCCACGTTGAGTGTCTACCGGGGTAATGCTTTGGTTGAGCACTATGCACCCATATCTCTTGGGCGTGGTGGAGCGAAAACCCAGCGGATCCGTGGTGATAATGTGACACCGCTTGGCGAGTTTCGAATTAATCGATTTAATTACGAAAGTCAGTGGCATATCTTTATTGGTATCGATTATCCTACGCCACCTCATGCGAGGATGGCGCTCGAAAAAGGCATTTATTCCCAAGCGGATTACGATGCTTATTTTGATCACTATCGGCGCCACGGCTCTCCGCCACAAAATACGGCGTTGGGCGGCGCCATTGGCATACATGGCATCGGTGGTGGTGATCCAGATATTCATGGTCAATACCACTGGACCCAAGGTTGCGTTGCTGTCACCAACGAGCAAATTGAGCGTGTTGCTTCGCTGGTAGGTGTTGGCACTCGCGTGGTGATCCGCTAG
- a CDS encoding Na(+)-translocating NADH-quinone reductase subunit A, with amino-acid sequence MIEVKKGLDLPITGAPEQRIEDARPVRHVAILGTDYVGMKPTMEVQEGDKVKLGQLLFTDKKIDGVRFTAPASGEVVAINRGEKRRLLSVVIKVDENEEAMTFASHDRGALEQLERQSVVDQLVESGLWTALRTRPFSRTPAIDSVPTDIFVTAVDTHPLSADPAVVINENSQAFEDGLKVLTRLTEGNVFLCTGANASIPGGDVSGVKTESFAGPHPAGLVGTHIHYLSPVALHKKVWHIGYQDVIAFGKLFVEGKLDTSRIIAVGGPRAENPRLLRTRVGASTEELLAGEVIKPDDTRVISGSVFSGASAEGNLTYLGRFHNQVSLLEEGNKRTFMGWLSTGANRHSIMGIYISKIKGLSNYAPTTSTNGSERAMVPVGNYERVMPLDVMPTQLLRSLIVGDIEVAMQLGCLELDEEDLALCTYVCPGKYEYGPILRDNLTMIEKEA; translated from the coding sequence ATGATCGAAGTCAAAAAAGGCCTGGATCTCCCCATCACGGGAGCGCCCGAGCAGCGTATTGAAGATGCGCGGCCTGTGCGCCACGTGGCAATCCTGGGCACCGACTACGTTGGCATGAAGCCGACGATGGAAGTTCAGGAAGGGGATAAGGTCAAACTGGGCCAATTACTCTTCACCGATAAGAAAATTGATGGTGTGCGTTTTACAGCGCCTGCCAGCGGTGAAGTAGTTGCTATTAACCGTGGCGAAAAGAGACGTCTGCTGTCTGTCGTTATTAAAGTCGATGAAAATGAAGAAGCGATGACATTTGCTTCTCATGATCGTGGCGCTTTAGAACAGCTAGAACGTCAATCTGTTGTTGACCAACTGGTTGAGTCAGGGCTTTGGACTGCTTTGCGCACCCGGCCTTTCTCTCGCACGCCAGCTATCGACAGCGTGCCTACCGATATTTTTGTCACTGCTGTGGATACTCATCCTCTTAGCGCTGACCCTGCGGTAGTGATTAACGAAAACTCCCAAGCATTTGAAGACGGCCTCAAGGTGCTAACCCGCCTGACCGAGGGCAACGTTTTTCTGTGTACGGGTGCTAATGCTTCCATTCCTGGTGGTGATGTCAGCGGCGTAAAGACTGAAAGCTTTGCAGGCCCGCATCCGGCAGGTTTGGTGGGAACGCATATTCATTATCTTTCGCCGGTAGCTCTGCACAAAAAAGTGTGGCACATCGGTTATCAGGATGTGATTGCGTTCGGCAAACTGTTTGTTGAAGGCAAGCTTGATACGAGCCGTATCATTGCTGTCGGTGGCCCGCGTGCTGAAAATCCTCGCTTATTGCGCACCCGAGTTGGTGCCAGTACGGAGGAACTCTTAGCAGGTGAGGTCATCAAACCTGATGACACCCGCGTAATTTCAGGCTCTGTGTTCTCTGGCGCTTCTGCTGAAGGGAATCTGACCTATCTGGGGCGTTTCCATAATCAGGTGAGCTTGCTAGAAGAAGGTAACAAGCGCACCTTTATGGGGTGGCTGTCCACGGGCGCCAATCGCCACTCAATTATGGGCATCTACATTTCCAAGATTAAAGGCTTAAGTAACTACGCGCCGACAACGTCTACTAATGGTTCTGAACGAGCCATGGTGCCGGTGGGTAATTACGAGCGCGTCATGCCGTTGGACGTAATGCCAACACAGCTACTGCGTTCGCTGATTGTGGGCGACATTGAGGTTGCCATGCAGCTTGGGTGTCTTGAGCTGGACGAAGAGGATCTGGCGCTGTGTACCTATGTTTGCCCAGGCAAATATGAGTACGGCCCTATCCTGCGTGACAATCTCACCATGATCGAGAAAGAGGCCTGA
- a CDS encoding L,D-transpeptidase family protein, which produces MNIRKLYNVWGPTSFAVLLTASLSSPVYAQQSASTTEGSAALAEEVLASADQPSEQRELPRGHFRLPETGDIIGEHYTVVVEDPEETLIDIARRHNIGYEEIRMANPGVSLWVPGEGTEVVIPARYILPPAPREGVVVNLSELRLYYYPADNPGIVETYPVSVGREEFATPIGITRTTVKVKDPAWAPPASMRREAAARGEPAPSIVPAGPNNPLGRHAILLAMPSYLIHGTNRPEGVGMRVSRGCIRMFPEDIKSLYERLPSGTQVNLMDAPFKAGWAADGTLFVQSYPQLEENVGDFEPLLNAIERVSELAEEQAEVDYAQVKLAVENPDGRLIALYGPQAPAPAPAEEPVELDGLLEEIELTTVARGEEEA; this is translated from the coding sequence ATGAATATTCGTAAGCTATATAACGTCTGGGGCCCGACTAGCTTCGCTGTCTTGCTTACAGCAAGCCTTTCCAGCCCCGTTTACGCACAGCAGTCAGCCAGCACGACTGAAGGCTCAGCAGCCCTTGCGGAAGAGGTGCTAGCCAGTGCTGACCAGCCCTCTGAGCAGAGAGAATTACCACGCGGCCATTTTCGCCTGCCTGAGACGGGAGACATTATTGGAGAACACTACACCGTCGTCGTAGAAGACCCTGAAGAGACACTTATCGATATAGCGCGGCGCCACAACATTGGCTACGAAGAAATTCGTATGGCGAATCCAGGCGTCAGCCTGTGGGTGCCTGGGGAAGGAACAGAAGTCGTCATACCTGCGCGCTATATTCTGCCACCTGCTCCTCGTGAAGGCGTGGTCGTTAATTTATCCGAACTGCGACTTTACTATTACCCAGCTGACAATCCAGGCATTGTTGAAACCTATCCGGTCAGTGTTGGCCGTGAGGAATTTGCAACACCGATCGGCATTACCCGCACAACAGTGAAGGTAAAAGATCCCGCCTGGGCACCGCCAGCCTCTATGCGTCGCGAAGCAGCAGCACGTGGTGAGCCAGCACCCTCTATTGTGCCTGCTGGCCCCAACAACCCATTAGGTCGGCACGCCATTTTGTTGGCAATGCCTAGCTACCTGATTCATGGCACCAACCGCCCTGAAGGTGTGGGCATGCGGGTCAGCCGCGGGTGCATCCGCATGTTCCCCGAAGATATCAAGTCGCTCTACGAGCGCTTGCCCAGTGGCACTCAGGTCAACTTGATGGATGCACCGTTTAAAGCAGGCTGGGCAGCGGACGGCACACTGTTTGTGCAGTCTTACCCACAGCTTGAAGAAAACGTTGGCGATTTTGAGCCGCTGCTTAACGCCATCGAGCGAGTAAGCGAACTTGCTGAAGAGCAAGCAGAAGTTGACTATGCCCAGGTAAAACTCGCGGTGGAAAACCCGGATGGTCGCCTTATCGCGCTTTATGGCCCCCAAGCACCAGCACCAGCTCCCGCTGAAGAGCCTGTGGAACTTGATGGTTTATTAGAGGAAATTGAGCTCACGACAGTTGCTCGAGGCGAAGAAGAGGCATAA